From Candidatus Woesearchaeota archaeon, one genomic window encodes:
- a CDS encoding cation-transporting P-type ATPase — MLMKKGLTKKEAEKRLEKYGVNELRNISKTTPLKILLRQIKSNFMVYLLTVAMLISFFVGKSVIAYTILVIILMVIFTGFIQEYRSERTISALKDMIVPVSIVIRDGKEQEIQSMNLVPGDMILLRNGEKIPADCLLLEEKELRVNESVLTGESKEVSKKIGSEKKYIDENLVFMGTYIVNGRCVAKVMHTGMNTQFGKIAGLISSIEKELPLQKKVNKIAKYMVVLAIVISVLTGLIMLSRSAVLNEEAILSVLILVIALAVSAFPEGFPVVLITTLATGAHHMAKKNAIVNRMSIIETLGETTIICSDKTGTITKGEMTVRKVFANNTIYEVTGVGYEGKGDFLHNHKRIDANDETALRDLVYNAVLCNDSIIERTGNDMEFRTIGSPTESALSIMGVKAGLFKEDIKFNRIQEIPFNSERKMMSVLCEINKEKVVYSKGALEYLIKKCKFIQKNRTISKLSEAEKKKILWFDKKMTSNSLRTIAFAYKKVNTFAKDQFEEDLVFSGFAGMEDPAREGVKDAISQCHSAGIKVKMITGDNKETALSIAKEIGLHGKIMEGSELDNLTDDELKKVISVISIFARVKPEHKLRIVKALKSNGEIVTMTGDGVNDAPALKEAHIGIAMGKNGTDVSRSVADLTLKDDNFSTIVSAISEGRTIFKNIRKFSTYQLSCNFAELLILFVGVLLSPFLGWQIPILLALQILFMNLVTDNLPAITLGFNPSSNESMMEPPRKNSEILNKKLFILLFFTGSLIAVLVLSSYFLVFNVLGATHEYARTVALFSLIGLEIVSAFNFRSFKKGIFNRGVMVNPYLFYASVISLIATFTIIYSPLNNVFETVPLKIDGLLIAVAISLSLAMIFDVLKYVNNKKKFFDLEHI, encoded by the coding sequence ATGCTGATGAAAAAAGGTTTAACTAAAAAAGAGGCTGAAAAAAGGCTTGAGAAATATGGTGTGAATGAACTTAGAAATATTTCTAAAACCACCCCTTTAAAAATTCTATTGAGGCAGATTAAAAGTAATTTTATGGTATATCTGCTTACTGTTGCAATGCTTATCTCTTTTTTCGTAGGCAAATCTGTCATAGCGTATACTATTCTTGTGATAATTCTTATGGTTATATTTACTGGATTTATCCAAGAGTATAGGTCAGAGAGGACGATTAGTGCATTGAAAGACATGATTGTTCCTGTTTCAATAGTAATCCGAGATGGAAAAGAGCAGGAGATTCAATCTATGAATCTTGTCCCAGGGGATATGATACTTCTAAGAAATGGCGAAAAGATTCCTGCTGATTGCTTATTGCTTGAAGAAAAAGAATTGCGCGTAAATGAATCTGTTCTAACAGGGGAGTCAAAAGAAGTAAGCAAAAAAATAGGTTCTGAGAAAAAGTATATTGATGAAAACTTGGTTTTTATGGGAACATATATTGTCAATGGCAGATGTGTAGCCAAAGTTATGCATACTGGAATGAATACACAATTTGGAAAAATTGCTGGTTTAATCTCTTCTATTGAAAAAGAATTGCCTCTTCAAAAAAAAGTTAATAAGATTGCAAAGTATATGGTTGTTTTAGCAATAGTAATCTCAGTTTTGACAGGCTTAATTATGCTTTCAAGAAGCGCAGTATTGAATGAAGAAGCAATCTTGAGTGTTTTGATTTTAGTCATTGCATTGGCAGTGTCAGCATTTCCAGAAGGGTTTCCTGTAGTTCTAATAACAACCTTGGCTACAGGAGCGCATCATATGGCCAAAAAAAATGCCATAGTAAATAGGATGTCCATAATAGAAACACTAGGAGAAACAACAATTATTTGTTCTGACAAAACTGGGACTATCACCAAAGGAGAAATGACTGTCAGAAAAGTTTTTGCAAATAACACTATTTATGAGGTTACAGGAGTAGGTTATGAAGGAAAAGGAGACTTTTTGCATAATCATAAAAGGATTGATGCCAATGATGAAACTGCTTTAAGAGATTTGGTATATAATGCAGTCTTATGCAATGATTCAATAATAGAAAGAACTGGAAATGACATGGAGTTCAGAACAATTGGCTCTCCTACCGAATCTGCACTTTCAATTATGGGAGTAAAGGCGGGATTATTTAAAGAGGACATAAAATTCAACAGGATTCAAGAAATTCCCTTTAATTCTGAAAGAAAAATGATGTCAGTATTGTGCGAAATAAACAAGGAGAAAGTTGTTTATTCCAAGGGTGCATTGGAATATTTAATTAAAAAATGCAAATTCATTCAAAAAAACAGGACAATTTCCAAATTATCTGAAGCTGAAAAAAAGAAAATACTGTGGTTTGATAAGAAGATGACTTCTAATTCGCTGAGAACTATAGCCTTTGCCTATAAAAAAGTAAATACATTTGCAAAAGATCAGTTTGAAGAAGATTTGGTATTCTCGGGTTTCGCAGGAATGGAAGACCCTGCTCGTGAAGGGGTAAAAGATGCCATCAGCCAATGTCATAGTGCAGGAATCAAAGTGAAGATGATAACTGGTGACAACAAAGAAACTGCATTATCAATTGCTAAAGAGATAGGATTGCATGGAAAAATAATGGAAGGCAGTGAATTGGATAATCTTACTGATGATGAGCTGAAAAAAGTAATAAGTGTAATTTCGATTTTTGCAAGAGTTAAGCCAGAACACAAGCTAAGAATAGTAAAAGCATTAAAATCCAATGGAGAGATTGTCACAATGACAGGAGACGGGGTTAATGATGCACCTGCCTTAAAAGAGGCGCATATAGGGATTGCTATGGGAAAGAACGGTACAGATGTTTCCCGTTCAGTTGCCGATTTAACATTGAAAGACGATAACTTTAGCACAATAGTATCCGCTATTAGTGAAGGAAGGACTATTTTTAAAAATATTAGAAAATTTTCAACATATCAGCTTTCTTGTAACTTTGCAGAATTGTTAATCTTATTTGTTGGTGTTTTATTGTCGCCATTTCTTGGGTGGCAAATCCCCATTTTACTGGCTTTGCAGATTCTTTTTATGAATCTTGTAACAGATAACCTGCCTGCAATTACTTTGGGCTTTAACCCCTCGTCAAATGAGTCTATGATGGAACCTCCAAGAAAAAATTCGGAAATACTCAATAAAAAATTGTTCATCCTGCTATTTTTTACAGGAAGTTTGATTGCAGTTTTGGTTTTATCTTCCTACTTTTTAGTTTTTAATGTCTTAGGGGCAACTCATGAATATGCGCGAACAGTGGCATTGTTCTCACTCATTGGTCTAGAGATAGTTTCTGCATTTAATTTTAGATCATTTAAGAAAGGAATTTTTAATAGAGGAGTAATGGTTAACCCTTATCTTTTTTATGCCTCTGTAATCTCTCTAATTGCAACATTTACTATAATCTACTCTCCCCTAAATAATGTATTTGAAACAGTTCCATTAAAAATTGATGGACTATTAATTGCAGTTGCAATATCCTTATCTTTAGCAATGATTTTTGATGTGTTAAAATATGTTAATAACAAGAAGAAATTTTTTGATTTAGAACATATATAA
- a CDS encoding HEPN domain-containing protein, translated as MVIFNKNQVEIELKKYKIDDKIKVVYPDDVWAKYHFGKAEYNLRMARINFNLNAHPDFMEELEKTKKHDAKFNTHEWVIIMSYYAMFHSVNALLRKIGIKIGKQYAHEVTTNLLLHYFYYTKIIEDELLKIYENAEEKARGLVVSYIFAKEERTKNQYEVNLESQRKNAEKILDDAVNFVSRLKDISKTLSKESVMIKLGKKSL; from the coding sequence ATGGTGATCTTTAATAAGAATCAAGTGGAAATTGAACTTAAGAAATACAAAATAGATGATAAAATCAAGGTTGTTTACCCGGATGATGTTTGGGCTAAATATCATTTTGGTAAAGCAGAATATAACCTGAGAATGGCAAGAATTAACTTTAATTTAAATGCGCATCCGGATTTTATGGAAGAACTAGAAAAAACAAAAAAACATGATGCCAAATTTAATACTCATGAATGGGTCATAATAATGAGTTATTACGCTATGTTCCATTCGGTTAATGCCCTATTAAGAAAGATCGGGATTAAAATCGGCAAACAATATGCCCACGAGGTTACAACTAATTTACTGCTACATTATTTTTATTATACTAAGATAATTGAAGATGAATTGCTGAAGATATATGAAAATGCCGAAGAAAAGGCAAGAGGATTAGTAGTCAGCTATATCTTTGCTAAAGAGGAAAGAACAAAGAATCAATATGAAGTAAATTTGGAATCTCAAAGAAAGAATGCAGAAAAGATATTAGATGATGCGGTGAACTTTGTTAGCAGATTAAAAGACATTAGCAAAACTTTGAGCAAAGAATCAGTAATGATCAAATTAGGTAAAAAGTCTTTGTGA
- a CDS encoding DEAD/DEAH box helicase produces MNLFEDFGLSSQLIATIKKLGFTEPTQIQMQSIPHIMAGKDVIGESATGSGKTLAFGCGIAEHISPEAGLQALILTPTRELAEQVKESLKQISYHKKLNIISVYGGVSISPQISELHRANVVVATPGRILDHLERRTINLSKVKLLVLDEADRMFDMGFIEDVEQIIRACPAKRQTLFFSATISTRVKELANKYMIKPVDVSAENMVDPSKLKQVYYDVSRNIKLSLLVHLLKNEDSKLVMVFCNTRRTTDFVVKNLKANNIDAIAIHGGLSQNNRTRTIGLFNDARVSVLVCTDVASRGLHIDNVSHIYNYDIPKDSKDYVHRIGRTARAGESGKAISLLSEYDYDNFSRVMNDYHIFSIEKLEKPYLERIISIRTDNFRRPQRREQGSYGRRR; encoded by the coding sequence ATGAACTTATTTGAAGATTTTGGACTAAGCAGCCAGCTAATCGCAACAATTAAAAAATTAGGATTTACTGAGCCAACTCAGATCCAAATGCAATCCATACCCCACATTATGGCGGGAAAGGATGTAATAGGCGAATCAGCAACTGGTTCTGGAAAGACATTAGCTTTTGGCTGCGGAATTGCAGAGCATATAAGCCCTGAAGCAGGCTTGCAGGCATTAATACTCACTCCGACAAGAGAGCTTGCAGAGCAGGTAAAAGAATCATTAAAGCAGATCTCATACCATAAAAAACTTAATATTATTTCTGTTTATGGAGGGGTTTCCATTAGCCCGCAGATCAGCGAGCTGCACAGAGCAAATGTGGTGGTTGCAACTCCTGGAAGGATCTTAGACCATCTTGAGAGAAGAACAATCAATCTGTCAAAGGTTAAATTACTGGTGCTAGATGAAGCAGACCGCATGTTTGACATGGGATTCATAGAAGATGTAGAGCAGATTATCAGGGCATGCCCTGCTAAAAGGCAGACTCTATTTTTTTCTGCTACAATTTCAACGCGCGTAAAAGAGCTGGCCAATAAATATATGATCAAGCCAGTAGATGTTTCAGCTGAAAATATGGTTGATCCCAGCAAGCTTAAGCAGGTTTATTATGATGTTTCAAGAAATATTAAGCTGTCATTGCTCGTGCACTTATTGAAGAACGAGGATTCCAAGCTGGTCATGGTTTTTTGCAATACAAGGAGAACAACTGATTTTGTTGTAAAAAATCTTAAGGCAAACAATATTGATGCGATTGCCATTCATGGCGGCTTATCGCAGAACAACCGTACAAGAACTATTGGACTGTTCAATGACGCCAGAGTTAGTGTATTGGTATGCACTGATGTTGCTTCAAGAGGCCTGCATATTGACAATGTTTCCCACATTTATAACTATGACATTCCAAAAGACTCGAAAGACTATGTTCACAGAATAGGCAGGACTGCCAGGGCAGGAGAGTCAGGAAAAGCTATCAGTCTTTTGAGCGAGTATGATTATGACAACTTTTCCAGGGTTATGAACGATTATCATATATTCTCAATTGAGAAATTAGAAAAGCCGTATCTGGAAAGAATAATTTCCATCCGGACAGACAATTTCAGAAGGCCGCAAAGAAGAGAGCAAGGGTCTTACGGACGCAGAAGATAA
- a CDS encoding PGF-pre-PGF domain-containing protein, with protein sequence MGKELVSDIVGRYTVKFSMFILVAVLISLLSVSYASANIVINTSSFAPGNGSLFNYNSSINVTFSVTGNDTKFNCSVLLQGANTASWAAWGVVGSNTTGDNRTVALNQTLTTIRFNVGADGIYNWTLNCTHYLTNDPVETNVSGVNMTFTIDTTPPTIYVNWTGIAIGGAISSGALGGLADLAWNGTAITNIINSSNANMMFNYTIVDNSSILNGTIVLDQAAGFMLTKNFSINNLNTMLQVNGSISNGTSITNPPLDQNLTGGGPGGAPPVLIPGPTGALLGPEFQFYNGAHNVTFVLKDAANNTASKSYAVFLTAANITQMETALPLMLTGGAAGGTASGLMELTVSTLATNGTLTRATGTMNPASNQYVWKFNRSVAGTADVIQIMIWNFTLSNANMSNMQNMSSNASQPSIPPPGGSMSNESYATLNMLGFLQDSMYEYGIINMTYQGQRIYYINYSTSGVNLAAPIYTRLAPCGDTTSNIANKSGIIPTDKGCFVNDTAGRTLIFLDHFSGVGGVNDTTPPNITMNAPTSNGTWTNDNTTTINFTVADLGDAGDFGINDSSINVTITRIVGAQYNYSYPFNASSAIANITCANGATGNNMSRICWFTTNSSVDGNYTVNITAKDWMGNIQNYTSFYLVDTKSQEIILNAPNQTANLTVAAVNFNWTIIDNMASNLTCNLTIDSFVNISNIAAPNGTTITPNYTRASIGQGNHTWSITCWDNATNTNTSLTFNFTLDSIAPLVQINKPKNSSYTNSTTITLNWTVTDNRINKIWWRLDEGANTTAITTKNYEASLTIFTMAEGMNNLTVFANDTFYWNGSNTTYFVLDTIVPVITWNFTPSSALVGDYINMSINFTEANPDNITLLLNGAIYNKTYLYNTTSNLTMGMISINFSITTNSTWNGTNVLWAQLCDAVGYCVNTANFTVQVNDSIGPSVTYGYPTYPFGNFTNDNTTALNFSIYDAGGLNLSYINVTIKGFTYNYTTNTSLIGAGGVFCSGSTGTTLTMCNLTTYELATATNYSVNVTARDLTGNQNASQGAWIFIDTINPANATFLPNATLYGHVVINWSNCNDLVFNSTRIDILRSTNSALTNSSFSTLASSLTGVSYYNDTSAVNGTNYYYKVRCYDEARNYNDSAVQNATVNDTVKPAQVTNLNVSGSGAIATLTWSVVTADITGTNDTAGLKYKIYRGTAEPTCRNATNTTCWINIANITTTTTNTTTDTVTATAGYFYAVTSIDDNGNENETVGPGNNVTITLNYTAPATTTTTTTSSSSSTGTTTPSTSTATAQSFVFTISSGATKTISITTETIAFTNVQVAVTANADNVNIKVEKVTEAPAAIGAPAGTVYQNLQVTKTNLADAAIGAVKMQFRVEKTWLTEKGAKDSDIVLARYADNKWNDLSTKKTTESDKYVYYEAASPGFSYFAVVAKTAVAAPTTPTTTPVTPTTPVTPTTPTTPPAAPEATTPAAEAGPSNAWIVWTIVIIIVIAIIIGVVMMGKKKK encoded by the coding sequence ATGGGTAAAGAGTTAGTTTCTGACATAGTCGGGCGGTATACAGTTAAGTTTTCAATGTTCATTCTCGTTGCCGTCTTAATCAGTTTACTTAGCGTGAGCTATGCAAGCGCAAATATTGTCATAAATACCAGTTCTTTTGCGCCTGGGAATGGCTCTCTTTTTAACTATAATTCAAGTATAAATGTGACATTCAGCGTTACAGGAAACGATACAAAATTTAATTGTTCAGTTTTGTTGCAGGGCGCCAATACAGCTTCATGGGCTGCATGGGGCGTGGTTGGAAGCAATACAACCGGAGACAACAGGACGGTTGCTTTAAATCAAACTCTTACAACTATCAGATTTAATGTAGGTGCAGATGGAATTTATAATTGGACATTGAACTGCACGCACTATTTAACAAATGACCCGGTTGAAACAAATGTTTCCGGAGTCAACATGACGTTCACAATTGATACCACTCCGCCAACAATTTATGTAAACTGGACAGGTATTGCTATTGGTGGCGCTATTAGTAGCGGTGCTCTTGGAGGCCTTGCGGATTTAGCATGGAATGGAACTGCTATCACCAATATAATCAATTCATCAAATGCAAACATGATGTTCAACTATACAATTGTTGATAATTCATCAATCCTCAATGGAACAATTGTTCTTGACCAGGCAGCAGGCTTTATGCTGACAAAGAACTTTTCAATAAATAATTTAAACACCATGCTCCAAGTTAACGGCTCCATATCTAATGGGACATCCATAACAAACCCCCCTCTAGACCAAAACCTTACTGGCGGAGGCCCGGGAGGAGCTCCACCTGTCTTAATACCTGGACCAACTGGAGCTTTATTAGGACCAGAATTCCAATTTTATAACGGGGCTCACAACGTTACTTTTGTCTTGAAGGATGCAGCAAATAACACAGCATCTAAGAGCTATGCAGTATTCTTAACTGCAGCAAACATTACGCAGATGGAGACAGCGTTGCCATTAATGTTGACTGGAGGCGCAGCAGGAGGAACTGCAAGCGGACTTATGGAGCTTACTGTATCTACATTGGCAACAAATGGAACGCTTACCAGGGCAACTGGAACAATGAACCCAGCTTCGAACCAATATGTATGGAAGTTCAATAGGTCTGTAGCTGGAACAGCTGATGTCATTCAAATAATGATATGGAACTTTACACTTTCAAATGCAAACATGAGCAACATGCAGAACATGTCATCTAATGCTTCACAGCCATCTATTCCGCCACCAGGAGGAAGTATGAGCAACGAAAGCTATGCTACGCTCAATATGTTAGGCTTCCTTCAAGACAGCATGTACGAATATGGCATAATTAATATGACATATCAGGGCCAGAGAATATATTACATCAATTACTCAACAAGCGGCGTCAATCTGGCTGCGCCAATATACACAAGACTAGCTCCTTGCGGAGATACAACTTCAAATATAGCAAATAAATCGGGCATAATACCGACAGACAAGGGATGCTTTGTCAATGACACCGCAGGAAGAACGCTTATTTTCCTAGACCACTTCTCTGGTGTAGGTGGAGTAAATGATACAACACCGCCAAACATAACTATGAATGCTCCGACATCAAATGGAACATGGACAAATGACAACACAACAACAATCAACTTCACAGTAGCAGATCTTGGAGATGCAGGCGACTTCGGTATAAATGACTCTTCGATAAATGTAACAATAACAAGAATAGTTGGGGCTCAGTATAATTACAGCTATCCGTTCAATGCATCAAGCGCAATTGCAAATATCACGTGTGCAAATGGAGCAACAGGCAACAACATGTCAAGGATATGCTGGTTTACAACCAATTCATCGGTAGATGGAAACTATACTGTTAATATAACAGCAAAAGACTGGATGGGCAATATACAGAATTATACGTCCTTCTACCTTGTGGATACGAAGTCACAGGAAATAATTTTGAATGCGCCAAACCAGACAGCAAACTTGACAGTTGCAGCAGTTAACTTTAACTGGACTATAATCGACAATATGGCATCGAATCTGACATGCAACCTTACGATTGACAGCTTTGTTAATATAAGCAATATAGCGGCTCCAAACGGCACAACTATCACTCCGAATTACACCCGTGCAAGTATTGGCCAGGGAAACCATACATGGAGCATAACTTGCTGGGATAACGCGACAAATACAAACACGAGCCTGACATTTAACTTTACACTAGATAGTATCGCACCGCTTGTACAGATTAACAAGCCAAAGAACAGCTCTTACACGAATTCAACAACAATTACCTTGAACTGGACAGTAACAGACAACCGCATCAATAAAATATGGTGGAGGCTTGATGAAGGAGCAAACACAACAGCAATAACAACCAAGAATTACGAGGCATCTCTCACAATATTTACTATGGCAGAGGGTATGAATAACCTTACTGTGTTTGCGAATGACACATTCTATTGGAATGGAAGCAACACAACATACTTCGTGCTTGATACAATAGTACCAGTAATTACTTGGAACTTCACACCATCATCGGCTCTTGTAGGAGATTACATTAACATGAGCATTAATTTCACAGAAGCAAACCCAGACAACATAACCTTGCTTCTCAATGGTGCAATCTACAACAAAACATATTTGTACAACACAACAAGCAACTTGACAATGGGCATGATATCCATCAACTTTTCCATAACAACAAACAGCACATGGAACGGAACAAATGTTTTATGGGCGCAATTGTGCGATGCAGTAGGCTATTGTGTGAATACGGCAAACTTCACTGTACAAGTCAATGATTCAATAGGACCATCAGTAACATATGGTTATCCTACATATCCATTCGGAAACTTCACAAATGACAACACAACAGCATTGAACTTCAGCATCTATGATGCAGGCGGGCTTAATTTGTCGTACATAAATGTGACAATAAAGGGATTTACATATAATTATACAACAAATACCAGCCTTATTGGGGCAGGAGGAGTGTTCTGCTCAGGCTCAACCGGAACAACACTAACAATGTGCAACTTAACAACATATGAGCTTGCAACAGCAACAAATTACTCAGTAAACGTAACAGCACGGGACTTGACAGGAAACCAAAACGCATCACAAGGAGCATGGATTTTCATTGACACGATAAACCCAGCAAATGCTACATTCCTGCCGAATGCTACACTATACGGCCATGTGGTGATAAATTGGAGTAATTGCAATGATCTCGTGTTTAATTCAACAAGGATCGACATATTAAGAAGCACCAATAGCGCACTTACAAATTCATCGTTCTCTACACTGGCATCATCTTTAACGGGCGTATCATATTATAACGATACCAGCGCTGTAAACGGAACAAACTATTATTACAAAGTAAGGTGCTATGATGAAGCTAGAAATTACAATGACAGCGCAGTTCAGAATGCAACAGTCAATGACACTGTAAAGCCCGCGCAGGTTACGAATCTGAATGTAAGCGGATCTGGTGCAATAGCAACCCTCACATGGAGCGTTGTGACAGCGGATATAACTGGCACAAATGACACTGCAGGATTAAAATACAAGATTTACAGAGGAACAGCTGAACCAACATGCAGAAACGCAACCAACACAACGTGCTGGATAAATATAGCTAATATAACAACTACAACAACAAACACAACCACTGATACTGTAACAGCCACAGCAGGATACTTCTATGCTGTAACATCAATTGACGATAATGGAAATGAAAACGAAACTGTAGGGCCAGGGAACAATGTAACAATTACATTGAACTATACGGCTCCAGCAACAACTACAACAACAACGACATCGAGCAGCAGTAGCACTGGAACAACCACACCATCAACATCGACAGCAACAGCTCAATCATTTGTCTTCACCATATCATCTGGAGCAACAAAGACAATATCGATTACAACTGAGACCATAGCATTCACAAATGTGCAGGTTGCAGTAACAGCAAATGCTGACAATGTGAATATCAAAGTTGAGAAAGTTACAGAAGCGCCAGCAGCAATAGGCGCTCCAGCAGGAACTGTATACCAGAACTTGCAGGTCACAAAGACAAATCTTGCAGATGCAGCAATAGGTGCAGTAAAGATGCAGTTCAGGGTTGAGAAAACATGGCTTACTGAAAAGGGCGCAAAAGACTCCGATATTGTATTGGCAAGATATGCTGACAATAAATGGAATGACTTATCAACGAAGAAGACAACAGAGAGCGACAAATATGTTTATTATGAAGCAGCATCGCCTGGCTTCAGCTACTTTGCCGTTGTTGCAAAGACCGCTGTAGCAGCGCCAACTACACCAACAACAACACCAGTAACGCCTACAACACCAGTAACGCCAACTACACCAACAACACCGCCAGCAGCGCCAGAAGCGACAACACCTGCAGCAGAAGCAGGGCCAAGCAATGCATGGATTGTGTGGACGATAGTGATAATAATTGTGATTGCAATCATAATCGGCGTTGTGATGATGGGCAAGAAGAAGAAATAG
- a CDS encoding nucleotidyltransferase domain-containing protein yields the protein MKNSDIFRPSILNLKIVRNLSINKEGLTIKNLSNNLQKDYKNIHDAVNQLFKIGIIKKEKIGNYNICKLNYSNDELIEYLKEYNYYIALGEFRKKHSIEHNIIMEAIRQIIAENYINHIFVCLVFGSYSKGEEKKDSDLDILFITTHKRITSISCKEFLDEKNAPYQRRFHVIEQSVTDFMKDLKNKTKLSIAIELFNEPPVVLYGDDIFFRLIVEFSKLW from the coding sequence ATGAAAAATTCTGACATTTTTAGACCCAGCATATTGAATCTTAAGATAGTCCGTAATCTCTCTATAAATAAAGAAGGTCTTACTATTAAAAATTTGTCTAATAACCTGCAAAAAGATTACAAGAATATCCATGATGCCGTAAACCAGCTTTTTAAAATTGGAATAATCAAAAAAGAAAAAATAGGAAATTACAATATCTGCAAACTTAATTACTCTAACGACGAACTAATTGAATACTTAAAGGAGTATAATTACTATATTGCATTAGGAGAATTTAGGAAAAAGCACTCCATAGAACACAACATTATAATGGAGGCTATTAGGCAGATAATAGCAGAAAATTATATTAATCATATCTTTGTTTGCCTTGTTTTTGGTTCTTATTCGAAAGGTGAGGAGAAGAAGGATTCTGATTTAGACATATTATTTATTACGACTCATAAAAGAATTACGAGTATAAGCTGTAAAGAATTCTTAGATGAAAAAAATGCGCCATACCAGAGGAGGTTTCATGTTATTGAACAAAGTGTAACTGATTTCATGAAAGATTTGAAAAACAAAACAAAACTTAGCATAGCAATAGAATTATTTAATGAGCCGCCAGTAGTTCTTTATGGAGATGATATTTTTTTTAGATTAATTGTGGAGTTTAGTAAATTATGGTGA
- the amrB gene encoding AmmeMemoRadiSam system protein B, producing MTRKAVFAGQFYESNSFALERQLNDCFLSKFGPGTLPISKRSGFVKAIIAPHAGYAYSGACAAWAYKEIGEAEIPDLYILIGPSHSGYGSGISLESIETPLGLVRIDQNFAKSLLSKSDLAVNEAAHESEHCLEVQLPFLQFVNKKFEEKLKIVPIVISNDIDLKKLALDIKEAVMDSNKKVTVIISSDFTHYGPDYGFVPFTNDVAEKQKKLDLGAFEFIKALDAKGFTDYVSTTGATICGAMPIAVLLGCLRQAKAELLRYYTSGDVIGDYRNSVGYMSVLFK from the coding sequence ATGACCAGAAAAGCTGTTTTTGCAGGGCAATTTTATGAATCAAATAGTTTTGCATTGGAAAGGCAGCTGAATGACTGCTTTTTGTCAAAATTCGGGCCAGGAACACTGCCAATAAGCAAAAGAAGCGGCTTTGTAAAGGCAATCATAGCGCCGCATGCAGGCTATGCGTATTCCGGCGCCTGCGCTGCATGGGCTTACAAGGAAATTGGAGAAGCAGAAATCCCAGATCTTTACATTCTGATCGGCCCAAGCCATTCAGGCTATGGCTCCGGCATATCTCTTGAAAGCATAGAAACTCCGCTCGGCTTAGTAAGGATCGACCAGAATTTTGCTAAAAGCCTGCTAAGTAAAAGCGATCTTGCAGTTAATGAAGCTGCGCATGAAAGCGAGCACTGCCTTGAAGTCCAGCTTCCCTTTCTGCAGTTTGTCAACAAAAAATTTGAAGAGAAGCTTAAAATAGTTCCAATTGTCATAAGCAATGATATTGACCTTAAAAAACTGGCTCTGGACATCAAAGAAGCCGTCATGGATTCCAATAAAAAGGTTACAGTGATAATTTCCTCTGACTTCACGCATTACGGCCCGGATTACGGCTTTGTTCCGTTCACAAACGATGTTGCGGAAAAACAGAAAAAGCTTGATCTTGGCGCCTTTGAATTTATTAAAGCTCTTGACGCAAAAGGCTTTACTGATTATGTCAGTACAACAGGCGCAACAATATGCGGCGCAATGCCTATTGCTGTTCTGCTTGGCTGCCTCAGGCAGGCCAAGGCTGAATTATTGAGGTATTACACTTCAGGTGATGTGATCGGCGACTATAGGAATTCTGTCGGATATATGAGTGTGCTGTTTAAGTGA